A stretch of Desulfotomaculum sp. DNA encodes these proteins:
- a CDS encoding undecaprenyl-diphosphatase — protein MFISNHIIAVILGVVEGITEFLPISSTGHLLLVNRLVGFTGSFANMFDVIIQLGAILSVVVYFWHRINPFSSRKTDKEKKQTWDLWRT, from the coding sequence ATATTTATAAGCAATCACATAATCGCAGTAATTTTGGGTGTCGTTGAAGGCATAACGGAGTTCTTGCCTATTTCTTCAACCGGGCACCTTTTACTTGTAAACAGGCTGGTTGGATTTACCGGTAGTTTTGCCAATATGTTTGACGTAATTATCCAGCTTGGAGCTATTCTATCGGTCGTCGTATATTTTTGGCATCGAATAAACCCGTTTAGCAGCAGAAAGACGGATAAGGAAAAAAAACAGACCTGGGATCTGTGGAGAAC